A region of the Fischerella sp. PCC 9605 genome:
AACATTGCCGTGAAGCAGAGAAACTAGCAAAAAGTCGGGGACGCAATCGGGTGACAATTCGTGTTGTCTTCAACAGTGGACAATATGTGCAGTGGACTTGTCCTTGGGATTATTTGCATATTTTGAAGAAATATAGTGACCGAAATGGGGAATCAAATTGGAGTCACGTATACGGCGATTTAGCTCAACTTGATGCACGTCATGCCTTCGAGTTTAAGCCTTCAGCAATAGATTACAAATTTGCAATTGAATTTTTTGATCTTTATTTTCCTGGGGAAGGGGAATATTTAGAATCACATATCGACCATTTGGTTGGTGAGTACGATGATCAATACGATCGCGCTGTTGCTACAACCAATTGGATTCGTAATTTAATATACATCGGCTGGCATTTATGCTCAAATCCTTTGAATACCTGATTGCAATTCGCCCGTTAGGTATGATGTACGGGAGTAAAGGGGCGTTTTTGTCACCTGAAAATCTCGTTGGTCGTTCGGGAACCAAGTTTCCACCTGATGCAAGTACACTTTCTGGGCTAATATTTAGTGCGAATAAAATTAGCAAAACCTATACACAAGAAGAGTTACGTCATGAACTTGTAGTGGCGGGCCCATTTTGGGCAGACTGCGAGGATAAACAAGATTTTTATGTACCTATTCCCTGGCATCAAATTATCTCCGAACATGGAGTTGATACTTGGGTTATCCGTAATGGTCAATGGTATCGAGAAAATGCAGCAAAAAAGCTCGAACCTGACTATCAATGGCAAAAAATTGGTGCTTGGGGTAAACCAGCCCGCGTCATCAAATCAAACCAGTCGGCGGCAAAATCACCGTGGAAAAGCGTCAGCTTTTTACATCCGCAGATGGAAGTTAATCAACGCTGCGTCAAAAATTCGGGTGGTTTGTTTCTAGAAAGCGCGGTTCAACTACCAGAGGAATATTGTTTGGTTTACCTAGCGACTTATCCCATCGAAGCAGGATGGTATCGTTTCGGGGGTGAAAACCATATCGTCGAAATCGAGTGCGAGAAAATTACCCGCAAAAAGATACTCGAACTATTTGAGCAACCAATTGAACGTGCATTCGCATTAATTGTACCCGGTGTTTGGGGTTCGACGCGGTTTTCGCACCGCTACCCCCTTGAGTTTGAGGAAACCTTTGGCACGCCACTACTCTTAACCGATAAACCTATCCCCTACCGCTACCGCGCCACAGGTAGGTTAGGACGCGGACGTTACGCAGTTCCAGCAGGAAGCGTATATGTCTTAAATAAACCAATTGGTAAATCATGGCGGAATTGGGACGAAACGTGGTTTCCTAACGAAGGCTACAGCCTGCAAAAAGTTGGCTGTGGATTATGTCTACCTGTGAATATTGATGGAGTTGAGTAATGTACAAACGCGCACACGGTATCATTGAAACCCTTTCTCCACTGCACGTTGGTGCGGCAGCTGGAGAAGAAAGCGGTAATTTGAACCTGATTTTCCGCGACCAGTTCACCCAAACTGGTATTATTCCTGCTAGTTCTCTACGCGGTCGCTTTCGTGCAGATATGCGTCAATGTTTTGATGACGAAGCGCAAGGAAATGCACAGGTTAACTATTGGTATGGCGAAGCAGCGGACTCGGAGCGATCAAATGTCAATAACGAGTCTATCGTTAAATTTGAACACGCATCAATTATCTGGTTTCCCGTATTTAGTCCCGGACAACCAATGGTTTGGGTGAGTTCTCCCCGTCTCCTCAAACGCTACAAACGCATTACTGAAATGACTCAAGAAGTACCCGAACCTTATACCGGTTCTCGCAAGCTGAGGACACGCGAAGCACGGGGTCAAAGAACCTTGTTTTTTAACATCGGATTTTTGACAATCGATAATGGCATCACAAACCTATCGGCGTGGTTTCCGAATGGTGAAGAATTACCTGCGGTTATCGTTGATGATGCTGACATTGGGATGATTCACGACATGGCGCTTTATCGCCAAAGTCGAGTCAGGCTTAAAGAAGACCAAAAAGTAGTTGATGATAACGGATTTTTTAATACAGAAGCGTTACCAGAAGGAACGATTTTAGTGTTTCCAATCGCATTACGGAAAACGGACGCAACATGGAACCCTTTCAATGGTAAGCGGAAGGCTGAAATGTACCTTGGTGGACTAGAATCGATTGGTTTTGGATACTGCGAGTTGACACTTAAGGGGGTATAGGCATGAGTTGGTATCCGTATAATTTAGACCGTGAAGCACAGCGCCTTGTCCTCAAATACCGCAACGACGATGTGATTAAAGAATCGCACAGAATGCGGACAACGGTTGCATACGGTTTGGAAAGATTTTGGGGAGAACACTTACGCTTGTTGGCTAAAAGCGACGCCAAGGAACAAGCAAAAGGTAGGTATTGGTGTGAAACCTGGCAAAAGTTCGCAACTATTATGACGCGAACCGGGATTACTCTTCCCAAGAATAATGTTTCTAATCATGACACGGAACAGATTCAAGCTGTTGCCCAAGAACTTTGGAACCTTTCCCTTGAAGACCAACGAATTTGCTTGGCGGTGCTAACACAGTTCTGTGACAGCCTTGTGTGGTGGACGCAGCGATACAAGAGAACAGGAGAACGTGAATGATGACGCATAATGCCAATGAAGTTCCGTTAATGTTTCAAGCGCAGATATCAGGGCGCGGTCAAATGCAATATATCGATCGCCATCAAGAAAATCCAGCCTATCGCTGGGTGGATGAGTGGCTTGAAGGAACTGCACAGCGTCTACCAAATTTGCTGACAAAACAAAACACCGCAAATTTCCGTAAAAAAGAGTGTAAAATTACATGGAGATTTGTAACCAATAGTGGTAGTGATGCTGATTTTATTCGTCCTGTCATCGCTGCTAATGGGTTTCCATTCTATCCGGGTGCAAGCATGAAAGGTGCATTCCTACGGGCTTGTACTCACGAACAAGCACAACGGTATTGTGGTAGCAAGAATAAAAATGGTGACACTGAACCGGGAATTCTGCGATTTCATGGCGGATATCCGCGCGATGCGACGTGGCGCAACCAGTCTTTAGTCGATATTGTCCATCCACAACAACCCTGGCAAGTCAAAAATAATACTAAAGACGATGGAGCATTTGCACTCATTTCCTTGTATCAACCAACGCTCGTATTTGCAATATCGAGTAGCAACAAACTAGACGAAACTATATGGGAGGAAATTTGGCAGATTTGGGAAACCGCCTTGGAACGGGGAATTGGTTCCCGCACAAGTGCGGGGTACGGACAACCTGTAAAACACTCGCAAAACAAGTTGCTGAAAATTTGGTTACACGGACAAGGTTTAGCGTCTAAATTACTAGATGGTTCTGAAGAGTTCCGCCCTAATATGTTTAAAGCCGCTTTACGCGGACATACGTTAAGGCTTTTTGGCGGTGTCACCGATGCGGTAACAGCAGAAGACTTGACAAACGAACTTTGGGGAGGATTTAAGCGTGATGGTGCAGTGGCTGGGGTTTTAGGTATAGCTTTTAACTCCATTGAGTTGGAATTAAGTGAATATAGGTATAGAAACGATAATGGTAACTGGGTTTCAATGCCTACCTATGAGTTAGAGGAAGGAATTTTGACCTTATTTTCTACTTGCAATCTCTCAGAAAATGAAAGCAAAAGATTGAGAACCCTTGCAATCAACCTGATCAAATTTACTTTACTCCTGAGTGGGTTTGGTAAGTCATGGCGACGAGTTGACCATCGTATCTTTTTCAATGATTATGTTAGAAATCAGGTCAATCCGATGATTGGATGTCATTGGGAATTTACTGAATTGTCGAAAAAATTATATTATCCTATTAATAAATTAAGTGATATTACGGTTTTTTTACACAATCTGCGTGAAAGAAATCTAAGAGACTGGTTACAAATCAAACAAAAACCTTTACGCGACACACCAGCACCTTGGCGTGAAGCATGGCATCCTAATAACGTCGAAGTATGGGGACGCATTGCTAGAGATGAAGACGACTGTTTGGCGGTGCGCTGGTTTCACAGTAACTATAACACCAACGCCTCGATTAAAGGCTCAATTTTAACTGGAAGAATTAATCAAATTGGTCGGATTTGGCATCGCATGTATCCTCGATATATCAAGACGGAGGACGGTGACTTACAACGTCAAGGTGACGAATTTATCGAACTGTTAACAATTTTTCCCAACCGCGAAGATGAGAGAACACGGGGGTTTCTGGAATTCCTCGCTCAACACAGACGGTTTACTCAACTATATCCACAGGAGCGTAGACTATGACAACGTGGATTGTCACAACGGGTAACATCGACGTACAAATTCTACGCGATCGCAAAAATAACTGGGGTTCCTTATACAGTGATGTACGCGATGACCTTGTATGTAATGAATTTGCCAATCTCTCAAAGTTGAACCCTTATGACCGAGACTCAAACTACACCGCACCTGCCCGTGTTATAGGTTGTGTCTACGGTCATCGTCTCGATGATTATCAAGATTTAATATTTCCGTTGCTTGACACTTTTTGCCGTTATTTTCAGCAAAAAAATATCAAACCTGAACGAATTATAGTTTTGTTGACCGATCAATCACAGATTTTTTCTGAAGAACAGATACTTTATGCAAGTTGTCCTTACTGGCAAGATACATGTACTTTAAAACCTATTTTAACATGGTATTTGCATAAAAATTTAGGTATTAAACCAGAATTTGAGACTCTCGAACCGACAAAATTGAAGCACGGGTTAGACCACTGGAACGAAACTTTATTGATAGTCAAGCAAACATTTCAGAAGTTGAAAGATAATCCACTCAAAACCGTTTATCTGAGCCATCAGGCGGGAACACCAGCTATATCCTCAGCAGTTCAGTTTGTCAGTTTAGGACAGTTTAAGAAGGTTGAATTTGTTCTGAGCAATTACTACTATGATGATAACTACAATCTGCAATCTGAACCCGATATAATTCCTAGTTCGGAATATGGGCGAGGGATACAAATCCAAAAAGCGAAACAGTTAATTATTAGTGGATTTCCGGGAGCAGCACTCAAAATTTTAGAAGGAATTGAACGCATTAAGCCAAATATAATTACTGAACTTAACCAGATGGTTGATTTCTTCAACCTTTACCGTTCAGATACCGACACAAATGATGATTTAACCGTTGAAGCTTCAACACAACGAATTGTAGATAGTTTAGATTTGCTTGGAATTTTCTTCAGCCATAAGAATTACTTGCAAGGAATTGCATTATTAATGGCAGCACACGAAACTTTTCTTAAAGCTGCAATTTTGTCTAAAGTACAAAAATTAAATTCAACAATTAACTTAGAAGGAGTGATTTGGAGTGTTTACGATTTAGTGAAGTGGCTGCCTCTCGGCTTATTTTTAAATCAATCGCTTCAAAATGCAAGTATTGATACGAAAAAGCAAGCCTTAACTGCGGTTAATTTTCCCGTGATAAATTATCGCCTTGAATCAGATAGTGACTTTAATGTGACAAATAAAAATTTTGCACTCCTCGCATGGTTACAAGCATTAGAACCTAACATTGAGACCTGGAATTTAATGAAACGGTACTGCAAAAAAGAACCAGAATTTGATAAAGACCTTCGCAATCAACTAGTTCATAACCTTTGTGGAATGAAAGATACAGATGTTGTTAAATATTTGAGAGGTTCTAAAACAGAATGTGGTTCTGATGTGATGAAAATATATAATGAACATGTCAAAGAGCCATTTTTTAAAGCACTCCAGCTACTTGAATTGCCATTTACACGTGAAAAATTACAAAAACGCCTTCAAGAGATTGCTAATATGTTATAGGTGATTTATAAAGTGAATATTAAGGATCTCTAACCCTTACGTCGATTGTAGATTCCCCCTTAATCCCCCTTTTTTTAGGGGGGTTGTGGGGATCAGATTTTCTTTATAAATGAACTCTTAGAGTCAGTGACTTAGCTTTTTTTGTGTTAAGCGCGATCGCCAACGAAAGTTACGGTGCAGAAGAATTATCTCTTCTGTTTTTACTTTTAACTTTTATTTTTCACTTGTTTGACAAATCCACGCACCCCAGTAAAAGGGATGCTCAAGCGGTGTATCTTCTTCATAATAATCAATTTTACTTTGTGGTGATAATTCCTTTACTCCCAAAAGTTCTTTCAACACTTCCATACCCAAAGCAGATTGCCGCAATTTTTTTACCGTAATTTTACGTATATAATTTTGAGCATTCTGTAACGCTTCAGTACGCCCCATCCCTGATTGCAAATTATCAAAAAACCGATCCATCAATAGCGCAGTTGCTCTATCAGGCACTTTCCACAGGCTCATTACAAGTGTTTTTGAACCTGCAACAGCAAAAGCACGACGCAATCCAAATACACCTTCGCCAATTTTAATATCTCCTCTGGCAGTATCGCAGGCAGACAATACAGTCAGTTCGTTCGCCCACAAGTCCAAGCTGGCGATCTCCTGGGCAAAGACAAAGCCTTTACCTGCTTGGGGTGGTAGATTACCCCCAGATAACCAAGTATTTGCACCCGCAAGAGCAAGTCCAGAACGCATCATCGGGTTTTTTACCTTTGACACCTCAAAACGCTTGATCCCCAACTCTTCACGCTTCATCTTAGGTGGTGCTTGCGGCGAGTCGGGTAAAAATAAACCGTGAGTGGCGATGAGCATAACTTTGGGACACTTACTACTGGTTAGGTGGGTTTCAAGTGCTTGTGTTCCCATATATAACCGTGCATCTGGTAGCTTTTTGGCAACACTTTCACCAAGAAACCTTGTACCGATCGCGCGAGATAAAACCTCACCATCAAGAGTATCGATAAATTCTTCTCTCCCTGGTTCTTTTACTTCCTCAATCTTCTGCTCACTAGCCAAATCAAAATCTGGATCGGCTATTACAATAGGTGCATCCGCAGTGCGTGCAGTCTGTACTCTAGAACGGAGCATGTCCCGCCCGACACCTATATACGAGATGATGTATTCATCCATGAGCAGGTGCGTGCCCGTCTCATCAATTGGTAATATTTGAAACGGCAGTAAGTTCAGATTCCCATCCGGTGCAACGATCAGATGTTCATAACCTTGTACCACCTCACGGATCGGCTCAAAAAGCACTCGACTCAGTTGAATAGCTACCGTTGGATCGTATTGTTTAACTTGCAATTTAGGTAGGTCAGCGACTTTTCCCCACGCCAGGGTTTTTTTAGTTGGGTCACAAGCAAGCGATCGCAATGCTAAAATCAGCTCATCTATAGCTTCGGCTTCTCCTAAATCGATCATCTGCACTGCATCTGGTTGTCCAGTTCTTAAGACAAATGCCAGATAACGAGCAGGATGCCATTGTATTTCTCCTCTGGCTGGGATTGCATGAAAATGGAAGACATCGAACCGGACAAATTCAACTAATATCGCATTAGTTGGTAATGCTTCAGCCACTGCAAAGCGATCGCCAAGTTTCTCTGTTAATTGAATTTCTGGTACTTGAGCTGCTAGTTGTTTTTGTAAGTGGTTATATCTAGCCTCCAGTCCTGCTAACTCTTTCTGGTAGGTAGTGAAATCACTGATTTGAGGAGTAGAAAAAGTCAACTTTACCAACTGTGCATTCAAATCAGCCAGTTGACGAAACTGTTCTTGGAGATGGGGATAGCGATCGCTATATAAAGCTTCATTTTGAGCAGCCAGTGACGCGGCTGTTAAAGCTTTGCGTTTGAGGACAAAATCTAACGCTTGCTGCAAAGCATATTCTGAACTAGGAAGATGCTTGTAAATTAGAGAGAGAAATAAATCGAAACTACCTCTGATTTTCTCAATCCAAGCTATCCGGTCATTTTCTGAACTAAAAGCAAATACATTACTAATTAACTTATCATTGATTTCGCTGGCTTGAATGCGACATGACAAAGCATCAACAGGACGTTGAGTAGCAGCTAATAAAGTTGCTAAATTATTTAAACTAAATGCCACATCAGGATGATTATCTCCCAACAGAGACTTCCTCATCAATAAGGCTGCTCTATAATATTGTTCGGCTTCGAGATAGCGTCCAACAGACAAGTATATTTCTGCCAAATTATTTAAAGTGTTGGCAATATCTGGATGTTCTTGACCTAATAAAGACTTTCTGATCTTTAATACTTCTAAATGCATTTGTTCAGC
Encoded here:
- a CDS encoding CRISPR-associated protein Cmr3, whose translation is MLKSFEYLIAIRPLGMMYGSKGAFLSPENLVGRSGTKFPPDASTLSGLIFSANKISKTYTQEELRHELVVAGPFWADCEDKQDFYVPIPWHQIISEHGVDTWVIRNGQWYRENAAKKLEPDYQWQKIGAWGKPARVIKSNQSAAKSPWKSVSFLHPQMEVNQRCVKNSGGLFLESAVQLPEEYCLVYLATYPIEAGWYRFGGENHIVEIECEKITRKKILELFEQPIERAFALIVPGVWGSTRFSHRYPLEFEETFGTPLLLTDKPIPYRYRATGRLGRGRYAVPAGSVYVLNKPIGKSWRNWDETWFPNEGYSLQKVGCGLCLPVNIDGVE
- a CDS encoding CHAT domain-containing tetratricopeptide repeat protein, translating into MKEILEQIDRLNREVVQLAGQGKFEQATIVAKKAVKIGRKNLCRHQTFADSLNNLAELYRMQGYFLLAKPLYTEVLDLRKKLLGDSHPDVAQALNNLAVFYVSQGFYLEAENNFFAALDIFKFHLGDEHEQIANYLNNIAEVYREQGRFEDAEKMHLEALNMRKRLLGESHSDIAQSLDNLAAVYENQARYSDAEKMHLAALAMRKDLLGDEHWYVAVSLNNLAALYNSQGLYYLAEENYSQALELSKKTLNDEHPYVAITLNNLANTYKNQGRYTDAVNMHLTALAMRKNLFGNEHLEVAQSLSNLGDIYLLQGRYMQAEQVYLEADSIRQGSLTPKHPDIALSLHNLAVLYTCQGRYQAAEEKYLSALLLHENIYGKNHPDVADNLNHLGGLYQEQGRFSDAEQKYLEALAIRKNIFGQEHPDIADSFNKIAEIYRLQGRYSQAEELYREAYSLSKSLLGEMHPDVAACLNNLGVLYDAQFKYTQAEQLFLEVLLIVKSQFGNQHPQIASTMNNLATIYGSLGRYDQAEQMHLEVLKIRKSLLGQEHPDIANTLNNLAEIYLSVGRYLEAEQYYRAALLMRKSLLGDNHPDVAFSLNNLATLLAATQRPVDALSCRIQASEINDKLISNVFAFSSENDRIAWIEKIRGSFDLFLSLIYKHLPSSEYALQQALDFVLKRKALTAASLAAQNEALYSDRYPHLQEQFRQLADLNAQLVKLTFSTPQISDFTTYQKELAGLEARYNHLQKQLAAQVPEIQLTEKLGDRFAVAEALPTNAILVEFVRFDVFHFHAIPARGEIQWHPARYLAFVLRTGQPDAVQMIDLGEAEAIDELILALRSLACDPTKKTLAWGKVADLPKLQVKQYDPTVAIQLSRVLFEPIREVVQGYEHLIVAPDGNLNLLPFQILPIDETGTHLLMDEYIISYIGVGRDMLRSRVQTARTADAPIVIADPDFDLASEQKIEEVKEPGREEFIDTLDGEVLSRAIGTRFLGESVAKKLPDARLYMGTQALETHLTSSKCPKVMLIATHGLFLPDSPQAPPKMKREELGIKRFEVSKVKNPMMRSGLALAGANTWLSGGNLPPQAGKGFVFAQEIASLDLWANELTVLSACDTARGDIKIGEGVFGLRRAFAVAGSKTLVMSLWKVPDRATALLMDRFFDNLQSGMGRTEALQNAQNYIRKITVKKLRQSALGMEVLKELLGVKELSPQSKIDYYEEDTPLEHPFYWGAWICQTSEK
- a CDS encoding RAMP superfamily CRISPR-associated protein; protein product: MYKRAHGIIETLSPLHVGAAAGEESGNLNLIFRDQFTQTGIIPASSLRGRFRADMRQCFDDEAQGNAQVNYWYGEAADSERSNVNNESIVKFEHASIIWFPVFSPGQPMVWVSSPRLLKRYKRITEMTQEVPEPYTGSRKLRTREARGQRTLFFNIGFLTIDNGITNLSAWFPNGEELPAVIVDDADIGMIHDMALYRQSRVRLKEDQKVVDDNGFFNTEALPEGTILVFPIALRKTDATWNPFNGKRKAEMYLGGLESIGFGYCELTLKGV